One genomic window of Polyangium aurulentum includes the following:
- a CDS encoding FAD-dependent oxidoreductase, translated as MSDSPERDAGRHAIVIGGGIAGLAAARVLTEHFERVTLIERDRHSAEGTSRGGAPQSRHAHVLLASGHRAMERLFPGIGDEMEAAGAPVFDVGADCISVYPRGRLPRRPVGIELRLTSRGFREELMRRRLAADPRMSIRDGVTVQGLAAEGRAVRGVRLRLSGGAEEVLRADLVVAACGREAPVVDWLSALGYPAPREVVVDAGLSYSSRWYRLPREARDWRAATELPGAPDRPRGGVAFSAERDTWVVTLMGTSKARTPTDEEGFAAWARSLQTPYVYDLIKEAEPISPIYGYARTANRRRHFEELSRFPERFVVLGDAAAAFNPVYGQGMTVGMLGALELGSCLADQRERVGGSSLTGLSRRFQRRLARVLDMPWQIATGEDFRWPGTAGERPGSTHKLVQAYFDIVLRLATEEPEVHAAMLRATHLLDPATTLFRPGIAKRVLGHAARPLLVSAREAAEALVSRFGVMIASERA; from the coding sequence ATGTCTGATTCCCCCGAGCGGGACGCGGGTCGGCACGCCATCGTCATTGGAGGCGGTATCGCAGGTCTCGCTGCGGCCCGCGTGCTCACGGAGCATTTCGAGCGGGTCACCCTGATCGAGCGAGATCGCCATTCGGCCGAAGGCACGTCGCGAGGCGGCGCCCCGCAGAGCCGGCACGCCCACGTCCTGCTCGCGAGCGGCCATCGCGCGATGGAGCGGCTCTTCCCCGGTATCGGCGACGAAATGGAGGCGGCGGGCGCGCCGGTGTTCGACGTGGGCGCCGATTGCATCTCCGTGTACCCGCGGGGCCGATTGCCGAGGCGTCCGGTGGGCATCGAGCTGCGCCTCACGAGCCGCGGGTTTCGCGAGGAGCTGATGCGGCGCCGCCTGGCGGCGGACCCGCGCATGTCGATCCGCGACGGCGTGACCGTGCAGGGTCTCGCGGCCGAGGGCCGCGCGGTGAGGGGCGTGCGGCTGCGGCTCTCGGGGGGAGCCGAGGAGGTTTTACGGGCCGATCTGGTGGTCGCCGCCTGCGGCAGGGAGGCGCCCGTGGTGGATTGGCTGTCCGCGCTCGGCTATCCCGCGCCGCGGGAGGTCGTGGTGGACGCGGGGCTGTCGTATTCGAGCCGGTGGTATCGGCTGCCGCGGGAAGCGCGCGACTGGCGGGCCGCGACCGAGCTGCCTGGCGCGCCCGACAGGCCGCGGGGCGGCGTGGCCTTTTCGGCCGAGCGCGACACGTGGGTGGTGACGCTGATGGGCACCTCGAAGGCGCGGACGCCGACCGACGAGGAGGGCTTCGCGGCCTGGGCGCGTTCGCTGCAAACCCCGTACGTTTACGATCTGATCAAGGAAGCCGAGCCCATCTCGCCGATTTACGGCTATGCGAGGACGGCGAACCGCCGCCGACATTTCGAGGAGCTGTCGCGCTTCCCGGAGCGCTTCGTGGTGCTCGGCGACGCGGCCGCGGCGTTCAATCCGGTCTACGGTCAGGGCATGACGGTCGGGATGCTCGGCGCGCTCGAGCTCGGCTCCTGCCTCGCGGACCAGCGAGAGCGCGTGGGCGGCTCGAGCCTCACGGGTTTGTCCAGGCGATTCCAGCGAAGGCTCGCCCGGGTGCTGGACATGCCCTGGCAGATCGCGACGGGCGAGGATTTCCGCTGGCCCGGGACGGCCGGCGAGCGCCCGGGATCGACGCACAAGCTCGTGCAGGCTTATTTCGACATCGTCCTGCGCCTCGCCACGGAGGAGCCGGAGGTGCACGCGGCGATGCTGCGGGCGACGCACCTCCTGGATCCGGCAACGACGCTGTTCCGGCCCGGGATCGCCAAGCGCGTGCTCGGCCACGCGGCGCGCCCCCTGCTCGTGAGCGCGCGCGAGGCGGCAGAGGCGCTGGTATCGCGGTTTGGCGTGATGATCGCTAGCGAACGCGCCTGA
- a CDS encoding OB-fold-containig protein, with protein MLQSLFVWANLPYAIAFTVAVLFALLQMTGVLGLLAGGDHEGDHDHDVDADGDADVDADADADHDGDADVDGDGDHDLGDKILIDLGVGRVPFSLVWQTFAMAFGVGGLAVNAIYLGRGGVLSPVTLAWTIPLALLFAYGVTRIVSRLLGRVIANPDQEATSRQGLVGTTGIVISTRINDEFGEVRVKDRTGHFVHIVCRTREGEPPIPAGREIVIVEYNPDNGRLFVAPLDDDEPSPARIAPQAGEQRTGAPGPEAEAEEESAEEAASRARRT; from the coding sequence TTGCTCCAATCCCTCTTCGTCTGGGCAAACCTCCCCTACGCCATAGCCTTCACCGTCGCTGTCCTTTTCGCCCTCCTGCAGATGACGGGCGTCCTCGGGCTGCTCGCGGGGGGTGATCACGAAGGAGATCACGATCACGACGTCGACGCGGACGGGGACGCGGACGTCGACGCGGACGCCGACGCCGATCACGACGGCGATGCGGACGTCGACGGCGATGGCGATCACGATCTCGGCGACAAGATCCTCATCGACCTCGGCGTCGGCCGCGTTCCTTTTTCGCTCGTCTGGCAGACCTTCGCGATGGCCTTCGGCGTCGGCGGGCTCGCGGTCAATGCGATCTATCTCGGCCGCGGGGGCGTTCTTTCACCCGTCACCCTCGCCTGGACGATTCCGCTCGCGCTGCTCTTCGCGTATGGCGTCACCCGAATCGTTTCGCGCCTGCTCGGCCGCGTGATCGCCAATCCCGATCAGGAGGCCACGAGCCGTCAAGGTCTCGTCGGTACCACGGGCATCGTCATATCGACGCGCATCAACGACGAGTTTGGCGAGGTCCGCGTGAAGGACCGCACGGGCCATTTCGTGCACATCGTCTGCCGCACCCGAGAGGGCGAGCCGCCCATCCCCGCGGGCCGCGAGATCGTCATCGTGGAATATAATCCCGACAATGGCCGTCTCTTCGTTGCGCCGCTCGACGACGACGAGCCCTCCCCCGCGCGCATCGCCCCTCAGGCGGGCGAGCAGCGCACGGGCGCCCCGGGGCCGGAAGCCGAAGCTGAAGAAGAGTCGGCCGAGGAAGCCGCCTCGCGTGCGCGGCGCACCTGA
- a CDS encoding SDR family oxidoreductase, whose product MTVVVTGASGHIGANLVRTLVGAGRQVRVLVRQQERALEGVECERVTGDVLDPGSVDRLLQGADVVYHLAAKISLADRDDECSRVNVEGVRNVTDACLRHGVRRFIHFSSIHAFSPEPVHGIVDELRALNVEGDLVPVYDRSKAAGQRIVLSAVSRGLDAVILHPAGVLGPFDFSPSRMGRVLLALAHGRLPGLVDGGFSWVDVRDVVSAALAAEQKGRRGEGYLLSGHWCSVREIADIAAEVTGRRPPILSAPMWLARAVAPLAMWGADRLRVEPLFTPASLHALRNHRLTSHEKAQRELDFNPRPTRETIADSYAWFREMGMLRR is encoded by the coding sequence ATGACGGTGGTTGTTACCGGAGCCAGCGGCCACATAGGCGCAAACCTCGTGCGAACGCTCGTCGGCGCGGGGCGGCAGGTGCGCGTCCTCGTGCGGCAACAGGAGCGCGCCCTCGAGGGCGTCGAATGCGAGCGCGTGACGGGCGACGTCCTCGACCCGGGCTCCGTCGACCGCCTGCTCCAGGGCGCCGACGTCGTCTATCACCTCGCCGCCAAGATCTCCCTCGCCGACCGCGACGACGAGTGCAGCCGCGTCAACGTCGAGGGCGTCCGCAACGTCACCGACGCCTGCCTGCGCCACGGCGTGCGGCGATTCATTCATTTCAGCTCCATTCACGCCTTCTCCCCCGAGCCCGTCCACGGAATCGTCGACGAGCTGCGCGCGCTCAACGTCGAAGGCGACCTCGTCCCCGTCTACGATCGCTCCAAAGCCGCAGGCCAGCGCATCGTCCTGTCCGCCGTCTCGCGCGGCCTCGACGCCGTCATTCTGCACCCCGCAGGCGTGCTCGGCCCATTCGACTTCAGCCCCTCGCGCATGGGCCGCGTCCTGCTCGCGCTCGCCCACGGCCGATTGCCGGGCCTCGTCGATGGCGGATTCTCGTGGGTCGACGTTCGCGACGTGGTCTCCGCCGCGCTCGCCGCCGAGCAAAAAGGCCGCCGGGGCGAGGGGTACCTGCTCTCGGGCCACTGGTGCTCGGTGCGCGAGATCGCCGATATCGCCGCCGAGGTGACCGGCCGCCGCCCGCCCATTCTCTCCGCGCCCATGTGGCTCGCCCGCGCCGTCGCCCCGCTCGCGATGTGGGGCGCCGATCGATTGCGCGTCGAGCCGCTCTTCACGCCCGCCTCGCTCCACGCCTTGCGCAATCACCGCCTCACGAGCCACGAAAAGGCGCAGCGCGAGCTCGACTTCAACCCCCGCCCGACCCGCGAGACCATCGCCGACTCGTACGCGTGGTTCCGCGAAATGGGAATGCTTCGGCGCTGA
- a CDS encoding M50 family metallopeptidase, which yields MKQRPDVDRLSSRRGLVLALVVSLVIGNLVPFGGLLLYPFTLMATWVHEMGHGLTAVLMGGNFEKLEIFWDASGLAHAFAAESRHGFVSVGGLLAPPLVGAAVLALSRGPRRSRIVLAVLATAMIVSLIAWVRTVVGWISLPVVAALLGAFVRWASPRELLFLAQFIGLRLAFDTVTRIDYVFTDRAVVDGVERLSDIATVAASWGGPRFVWSLVVAAISFLLVAAGLYGAWHEPRPAQLKARSR from the coding sequence ATGAAGCAGCGCCCCGACGTCGATCGCCTCTCTTCACGACGCGGGCTCGTCCTCGCGCTCGTCGTGTCGCTCGTCATCGGCAACCTCGTCCCGTTCGGCGGCCTGCTGCTCTACCCGTTCACGCTCATGGCCACGTGGGTCCACGAGATGGGCCACGGGCTGACCGCGGTCCTCATGGGCGGCAATTTCGAAAAGCTCGAGATCTTCTGGGACGCGAGCGGGCTCGCCCATGCATTCGCGGCCGAGTCGCGGCACGGGTTCGTGTCCGTCGGCGGTCTGCTCGCCCCGCCGCTCGTCGGCGCCGCCGTGCTCGCCCTCTCGCGTGGCCCCCGCCGCTCGCGCATCGTCCTCGCCGTGCTCGCCACCGCGATGATCGTCTCGCTCATCGCCTGGGTCCGGACGGTCGTCGGCTGGATCTCCCTGCCGGTCGTCGCCGCGCTCCTCGGCGCCTTCGTGCGCTGGGCGAGCCCGCGCGAGCTTTTGTTCCTCGCGCAATTCATCGGCCTGCGTCTCGCCTTCGATACGGTGACGCGCATCGATTACGTGTTCACCGACCGCGCCGTGGTCGACGGCGTCGAGCGGCTGAGCGACATCGCGACGGTCGCCGCTTCCTGGGGCGGCCCGCGCTTCGTCTGGAGCCTCGTCGTCGCCGCCATCTCGTTCCTGCTCGTGGCGGCCGGCCTCTATGGCGCCTGGCACGAGCCGCGCCCCGCGCAGCTCAAGGCGCGGTCTCGCTGA
- a CDS encoding flotillin family protein — translation MPQLLQKPEFQVFALATFGIIFLLVVFLVTIAKFYRRCGADEALVRTGAGGNRVIIGGGVTVYPILHQLLRVSLHSIKLSVERSGKNALVTKDKIKANVTTELYIKVEPIAEDVLAAARSFGERNFDENAIGDLIEGKLTDALRSVSANQTFMELHGQRKQFAEHIQSTLSDELKKNGLTLENVSITALAMVPVKELDPHDVFDAEGLRAITESVQSNAEQTTKIQREKELAIQLTNVEARKQALKYEQDQSRAEADQARSVAEYASTQRTETAKAIYIQEQAQELAAFDKRKATETARIAQEQAVAVAEAARQRAQREAQIAAEKAQQAAEIAKQREIEAAMIEKDKSVQAAEVDRQKALETASIDKQKAVESAEIVKQQAVETARIAKQIAVTQSEEHAARAAALKAQAEAEQQQAMQGIITVEETAKANREKAIAVIKAEEEAQRSRIAAEREAFKLKLEADVRAQALKAQAEGEAAAKRAAAEGEIARAQGLAQSRELEAQASAQVVRISAEAKATAASQEAQALIALAEATRKKGEAEAEARRKQVEAENAVATKFLLRDITLKALDVLPAVTRELMTPARAISEIKVLQLQGMGGASAGANGESASPGAFGGVASPVLKTILEAGAAYPLMREMLAFSQVDSGALADKARSFISTLPAELRSVIDNDPELSQKLADLGVPSRSVDTGIEVRHANPPTIPPPMTPPAAE, via the coding sequence ATGCCTCAGCTCCTCCAGAAGCCCGAGTTCCAGGTATTCGCCCTCGCGACGTTCGGGATCATCTTCCTGCTCGTCGTCTTCCTCGTGACCATCGCAAAGTTTTATCGACGCTGCGGCGCCGACGAGGCCCTCGTGCGCACGGGCGCCGGCGGCAATCGCGTCATCATCGGCGGCGGCGTCACCGTTTACCCGATTCTGCACCAGCTTTTGCGGGTCTCGCTGCACTCGATCAAGCTGAGCGTGGAGCGCTCGGGCAAGAACGCGCTCGTCACCAAGGACAAGATCAAGGCGAACGTCACGACGGAGCTGTACATCAAGGTCGAGCCCATCGCCGAGGACGTCCTCGCCGCGGCCCGCTCCTTCGGCGAGCGCAACTTCGACGAGAACGCCATCGGCGACCTCATCGAGGGCAAGCTGACCGACGCGCTCCGCTCCGTTTCGGCGAACCAGACCTTCATGGAGCTGCACGGCCAGCGCAAGCAGTTCGCCGAGCACATCCAATCGACGCTCTCCGACGAGCTCAAGAAGAACGGCCTCACGCTCGAGAACGTCTCGATCACCGCGCTCGCGATGGTGCCGGTGAAGGAGCTCGACCCGCATGACGTCTTCGACGCCGAGGGTCTGCGCGCCATCACCGAGAGCGTGCAGTCGAACGCCGAGCAGACGACGAAGATCCAGCGCGAGAAAGAGCTCGCCATCCAGCTCACGAACGTCGAGGCCCGCAAGCAGGCCCTGAAGTACGAGCAGGATCAATCGCGCGCCGAGGCCGATCAGGCCCGCAGCGTGGCCGAATACGCCTCGACCCAGCGCACCGAGACCGCCAAGGCGATCTACATCCAGGAGCAGGCGCAGGAGCTCGCCGCCTTCGACAAGCGAAAGGCCACCGAGACCGCGCGCATCGCGCAGGAGCAGGCCGTCGCCGTTGCCGAGGCCGCGCGCCAGCGCGCCCAGCGCGAGGCCCAGATCGCCGCCGAGAAGGCCCAGCAGGCCGCCGAGATCGCCAAGCAGCGCGAGATCGAGGCCGCGATGATCGAGAAGGACAAGAGCGTGCAGGCCGCCGAGGTCGACCGGCAAAAGGCCCTCGAGACCGCCTCGATCGACAAGCAGAAGGCCGTCGAGAGCGCCGAGATCGTCAAGCAGCAGGCCGTCGAGACCGCGCGCATCGCCAAGCAGATCGCCGTCACGCAGAGCGAGGAGCACGCCGCGCGCGCCGCCGCCCTGAAGGCGCAAGCCGAGGCCGAGCAGCAGCAGGCCATGCAGGGCATCATCACGGTCGAGGAGACCGCCAAGGCGAACCGCGAGAAGGCGATCGCGGTCATCAAGGCCGAGGAGGAGGCGCAGCGCTCGCGCATCGCGGCCGAGCGCGAGGCCTTCAAGCTCAAGCTCGAGGCCGACGTGCGCGCCCAGGCCTTGAAGGCGCAGGCCGAAGGCGAGGCCGCCGCGAAGCGCGCCGCGGCCGAAGGCGAGATCGCCCGGGCTCAGGGTCTCGCGCAGTCGCGCGAGCTCGAGGCGCAGGCGTCCGCGCAGGTGGTCCGCATCTCGGCCGAGGCCAAGGCGACCGCGGCCTCGCAGGAGGCGCAGGCCCTCATCGCCCTCGCCGAAGCCACGCGCAAGAAGGGCGAGGCCGAGGCCGAGGCGCGGCGCAAGCAGGTCGAGGCCGAGAACGCCGTCGCCACCAAGTTCCTGCTCCGCGACATCACGCTCAAGGCGCTCGACGTGCTGCCCGCCGTCACGCGCGAGCTGATGACCCCGGCCCGCGCCATCAGCGAGATCAAGGTCCTGCAGCTCCAGGGCATGGGCGGCGCGAGCGCCGGCGCGAACGGCGAATCCGCCTCGCCCGGCGCGTTCGGAGGCGTGGCCTCGCCGGTGCTCAAGACCATCCTCGAAGCGGGCGCGGCGTATCCGCTCATGCGCGAGATGCTCGCCTTCTCGCAGGTCGACAGCGGCGCGCTCGCCGACAAGGCGCGCTCGTTCATCTCGACGCTCCCGGCCGAGCTGCGCAGCGTGATCGACAACGACCCGGAGCTTTCGCAGAAGCTCGCCGACCTCGGCGTCCCGAGCCGCTCGGTCGACACGGGCATCGAGGTTCGTCACGCCAATCCGCCCACGATCCCGCCTCCGATGACGCCTCCCGCCGCGGAGTGA
- a CDS encoding RsmB/NOP family class I SAM-dependent RNA methyltransferase: protein MNHRGGGARGAAARVLVRVWSSDAFAAAALDAELSRSGDMDVRDARLATELVYGVLRTQGALEARLAALTSKGKLNIDSPAVRAHLLIGAYAICFLDRIPAFAAVSEAVGAIRGEGDARTGSFANAVLRKLAAEVDEKGRPSVMEMASASAPGWLRGALRRSIGRSGAEAYLSAGPVPPPIGLSLLLGEDRAAWLERLRAAAPEGTFEPGHASPRAILVRGAGDVRRLPGAGDAWIVQEEGAQVVALALGAKRGEHVLDACAGRGNKTWLLAQEVGPEGAVDAADLFESKLVKLREGAAGRGVRKTYAVDWSQGAGEVPGEYDRVLVDAPCSGVGTLRRRPEIALRRTPEDVKRLSELQIAIARSAATRVKDGGRLVLAVCSVLREEAEEAVETLVKEPVGGVGLEAAEIGVEAIRGIAGEGVTQFRLLPHVNGTDGYFVAGFVVRRVR, encoded by the coding sequence TTGAATCACCGAGGGGGAGGTGCGCGGGGCGCTGCGGCGCGCGTGCTCGTGCGGGTGTGGAGCTCGGACGCATTCGCGGCAGCCGCGCTCGACGCCGAGCTCTCCCGGAGCGGTGACATGGACGTGCGCGACGCGCGGCTCGCGACCGAGCTGGTCTATGGCGTTCTGCGGACCCAGGGCGCGCTCGAGGCGCGGCTCGCGGCGCTGACGTCGAAGGGAAAGCTGAACATCGATTCGCCGGCCGTGCGCGCGCATCTGCTCATCGGCGCCTATGCGATCTGCTTCCTCGACCGGATCCCCGCATTCGCGGCCGTGAGCGAGGCCGTGGGGGCGATCCGGGGAGAGGGCGACGCGCGGACGGGGTCGTTCGCGAATGCGGTGCTGCGCAAGCTCGCGGCCGAGGTGGACGAGAAGGGCCGGCCGTCGGTGATGGAGATGGCGAGCGCATCGGCGCCGGGCTGGCTGCGCGGGGCATTGCGTCGCTCGATCGGGCGCAGCGGCGCCGAGGCCTATCTCTCGGCAGGTCCGGTCCCGCCCCCGATCGGCCTGAGCCTGCTCCTGGGCGAGGACCGGGCGGCGTGGCTCGAGCGATTGCGTGCGGCGGCGCCGGAGGGGACGTTCGAGCCCGGCCATGCGTCCCCGCGGGCGATCCTCGTGCGCGGCGCGGGCGACGTGCGGCGTCTGCCGGGCGCGGGCGACGCGTGGATCGTGCAGGAGGAGGGGGCGCAGGTGGTGGCGCTCGCGCTCGGGGCAAAGCGAGGCGAGCACGTGCTCGACGCGTGCGCGGGGCGCGGCAACAAGACGTGGCTGCTCGCGCAGGAAGTGGGCCCCGAGGGGGCCGTGGACGCAGCCGATCTCTTCGAGAGCAAGCTGGTCAAGCTGCGCGAGGGTGCTGCGGGGCGCGGGGTGCGGAAGACCTACGCCGTGGACTGGTCGCAGGGCGCGGGCGAGGTCCCCGGCGAATACGACCGGGTGCTCGTGGACGCGCCGTGCTCGGGCGTGGGGACCTTGCGGCGGCGGCCCGAGATCGCGCTGCGCAGGACGCCCGAGGACGTGAAGCGTTTGTCGGAGCTACAGATTGCGATCGCGAGGAGCGCGGCGACGCGGGTGAAGGACGGGGGGAGGCTCGTCCTCGCCGTGTGCAGCGTGCTGCGGGAGGAGGCCGAGGAGGCGGTCGAGACCCTCGTGAAGGAGCCCGTGGGGGGCGTCGGGCTCGAGGCGGCGGAGATCGGCGTGGAGGCGATCCGGGGGATTGCGGGGGAAGGGGTGACGCAATTCCGGCTGTTGCCGCACGTGAACGGGACGGATGGGTATTTCGTCGCGGGGTTCGTGGTCAGGCGCGTTCGCTAG
- a CDS encoding DUF1295 domain-containing protein encodes MDELSVYRILIWAFLGLALVTLPALFFVTAPYGRHESKWQGPTVNSTVGWVVMESPSAIVFFLCWLLSERRTDPASLAFLFLWELHYVHRAFIFPFRRRGGDKPMPIMVAASAFTFTSINAYLNGRWLFTFAPPYGAGWLLDWRFLLGTALFLGGFAINQHADHVLFNLRKPGETGYKIPHGGFYRWVSCPNYFGEIIEWSGFALLTFSLPGLVFALWTVANLLPRARSHHRWYRDKFPDYPSERRALVPGLF; translated from the coding sequence ATGGACGAGCTTTCCGTTTACCGCATTCTGATCTGGGCCTTTCTGGGCCTCGCGCTGGTCACCCTTCCGGCCCTCTTCTTCGTCACTGCGCCCTATGGCCGGCACGAATCGAAATGGCAGGGGCCCACCGTGAACAGCACGGTCGGCTGGGTCGTGATGGAGTCGCCCTCCGCCATCGTGTTTTTCCTGTGCTGGCTCCTCTCCGAGCGCCGCACCGACCCCGCGAGCCTCGCCTTTCTCTTTCTGTGGGAGCTGCACTACGTCCACCGCGCCTTCATCTTCCCCTTCCGGCGGCGCGGCGGCGACAAGCCAATGCCGATCATGGTCGCGGCCTCGGCGTTCACGTTCACATCGATCAACGCATACTTGAACGGCCGGTGGCTCTTCACCTTCGCGCCCCCGTACGGCGCGGGCTGGCTCCTCGACTGGCGATTCCTGCTCGGGACGGCGCTCTTCCTCGGCGGTTTCGCGATCAACCAGCACGCCGATCACGTCCTGTTCAACCTGCGCAAGCCCGGCGAGACCGGGTACAAGATCCCGCACGGCGGCTTTTATCGCTGGGTGTCTTGCCCCAATTACTTCGGCGAGATCATCGAGTGGTCCGGCTTCGCGCTCCTGACCTTCTCGCTCCCCGGGCTCGTGTTCGCGCTATGGACCGTCGCGAACCTCCTGCCGCGGGCGCGCTCGCATCACCGCTGGTATCGCGACAAGTTCCCCGATTACCCCTCCGAGCGCCGAGCGCTCGTGCCCGGCCTGTTCTGA
- a CDS encoding amidohydrolase family protein: MLAPDDAHLAPLPCLADRPPRREASTGWLGNGQAPLPAIHDEEGPRLPESLPPVIDAHVHLFPDRMFDAIWRWFDQHAWPMRYRLYAQDVTRFLLSRGVTRIVALHYAHRPGMARPLNQFIASLCKDEPRITGLATVLPGEEGAGEILAEAFAMGLKGVKLHCHVQCFAPDEEAMHEVYEACVRANRPLVVHAGREPKSPAYKCDPHALCSADRIARVLEDYPGLSLCVPHLGADEFDAYERLLERHDNLWLDTTMVMSDYFSSEPPLGLIRSRPDRIFYGTDFPILPYAWDREIKRIAALGLPEEHLAALLGGNAARFFGISETAP, translated from the coding sequence ATGCTCGCGCCCGACGACGCCCACCTCGCCCCCCTCCCCTGCCTGGCCGATCGCCCCCCGCGGCGCGAAGCCTCCACGGGCTGGCTCGGCAACGGCCAGGCGCCCCTGCCCGCCATCCACGACGAAGAGGGCCCGCGCTTGCCCGAATCGCTTCCGCCCGTGATCGACGCGCACGTCCACCTCTTCCCCGACCGGATGTTCGACGCGATCTGGCGCTGGTTCGACCAGCACGCCTGGCCCATGCGCTACCGCCTCTACGCGCAGGATGTCACGCGCTTTCTGCTCTCCCGCGGGGTCACGCGCATCGTGGCCCTGCATTACGCGCACCGGCCCGGCATGGCGCGGCCGCTCAATCAGTTCATCGCCTCGCTTTGCAAGGACGAGCCGCGCATCACGGGGCTCGCCACGGTCCTGCCCGGCGAGGAAGGGGCGGGCGAGATCCTCGCCGAGGCATTCGCGATGGGGTTGAAGGGCGTGAAGCTGCATTGCCACGTGCAATGCTTCGCGCCGGACGAGGAGGCCATGCACGAGGTCTACGAGGCTTGCGTCCGGGCAAACCGCCCCCTCGTCGTGCACGCGGGGCGCGAGCCGAAGAGCCCGGCGTACAAGTGCGATCCGCACGCGCTCTGCTCGGCCGACCGCATCGCGCGCGTGCTCGAGGATTACCCGGGGTTATCGCTCTGCGTGCCCCACCTCGGCGCGGACGAGTTCGACGCCTACGAGCGGCTGCTCGAGCGCCACGACAATCTGTGGCTCGACACGACCATGGTGATGTCCGACTATTTCAGCAGCGAGCCGCCCCTCGGCCTGATCCGCAGCCGGCCCGACCGGATCTTCTACGGCACCGATTTTCCGATCTTGCCGTACGCGTGGGACCGGGAGATCAAGCGAATCGCGGCGCTCGGGCTGCCCGAGGAGCACCTCGCCGCGCTGCTCGGAGGCAATGCTGCGCGGTTTTTCGGGATCAGCGAGACCGCGCCTTGA
- a CDS encoding ion channel has protein sequence MRKDPDAAALSALAQIARAFVGARGGDMSYGTLKRGFREAVVRDPLDTILVSVLGGSYLFWLAEKDHNPKCRTFWDAAVFVSTCLSVGYDDVFARTESGKAIATFLMTFGPSVAAAAFDPPAAEREASAPSVAPAATAESIALQRAIVARLDALLGLLGAQPPEDGASPQRKV, from the coding sequence GTGCGCAAAGATCCCGACGCCGCTGCGCTGTCGGCCCTCGCGCAGATCGCGCGCGCCTTCGTCGGCGCGCGCGGCGGCGACATGAGCTACGGCACCCTGAAGAGGGGCTTCCGCGAGGCGGTCGTGCGCGATCCGCTCGATACGATCCTCGTCTCGGTCCTCGGCGGCTCGTACCTCTTCTGGTTGGCCGAGAAAGACCATAACCCGAAGTGCCGCACCTTCTGGGACGCGGCCGTCTTCGTGTCCACCTGCTTATCGGTGGGCTATGACGACGTATTCGCGCGCACAGAGTCGGGCAAGGCGATCGCCACGTTTTTGATGACCTTCGGCCCGTCCGTGGCGGCCGCCGCGTTCGACCCGCCCGCGGCCGAGCGCGAGGCGTCTGCGCCCTCTGTGGCCCCGGCTGCCACGGCCGAGTCCATCGCGCTGCAACGCGCCATTGTTGCCCGTCTCGACGCGCTCCTCGGCCTTCTCGGGGCCCAGCCTCCCGAGGATGGTGCCTCGCCGCAGCGGAAGGTGTAA